The uncultured Hyphomonas sp. genome includes a window with the following:
- the tpiA gene encoding triose-phosphate isomerase, which translates to MARTLIAGNWKMNGLRSSLEEIVAIAAGVTPAKENVEALICVPATLLMQAADQARESTLKIGGETCHVNESGAHTGDVSAEMLADAGASYVIVGHSERRADHGETSEIVAAQAAAALRAGLTPIICVGETAAERDSGKAIEVVTNMLRGSLPSGAAADSLVIAYEPVWAIGTGNVATVEAVDEMHNALRSSLADMFGADADLIPILYGGSMKPGNAADLLAVQNVNGGLIGGASLKAVDFLAIYAAA; encoded by the coding sequence ATGGCACGGACACTTATTGCCGGGAACTGGAAGATGAACGGGCTTCGGAGCTCGCTTGAGGAAATTGTTGCCATCGCTGCTGGGGTCACGCCAGCCAAGGAAAATGTGGAAGCGCTGATCTGCGTTCCCGCCACTTTGTTGATGCAGGCAGCAGACCAGGCGCGTGAGAGTACTTTAAAGATCGGCGGCGAAACCTGCCATGTGAACGAAAGCGGTGCCCATACTGGCGACGTTTCGGCGGAAATGCTCGCGGATGCCGGCGCCTCCTATGTGATCGTGGGGCATTCAGAGCGCCGCGCGGACCATGGTGAGACAAGCGAAATCGTCGCGGCACAGGCAGCGGCAGCGCTTCGTGCCGGCCTCACGCCGATCATCTGTGTCGGCGAAACCGCTGCAGAACGTGACAGCGGCAAGGCGATTGAGGTTGTGACCAACATGCTCCGCGGCTCTCTGCCTTCAGGCGCCGCTGCAGACAGTCTCGTAATCGCTTATGAGCCTGTCTGGGCCATCGGAACCGGCAATGTCGCGACGGTCGAAGCTGTTGATGAAATGCACAATGCCCTGCGCAGCAGCCTGGCGGATATGTTCGGCGCGGATGCTGATCTCATCCCAATTCTCTATGGGGGCAGCATGAAACCGGGTAATGCCGCGGATCTGCTGGCGGTCCAAAACGTCAATGGGGGGCTGATCGGCGGTGCAAGCTTGAAGGCGGTGGACTTCCTCGCCATTTATGCTGCAGCCTGA
- a CDS encoding SurA N-terminal domain-containing protein, producing the protein MLALMKRLTQTILGKFIAMIIIAGMAFWGVDQVFNQVRNGLGSDLLAAGRSSVTVDAFDRRIEVMLRNVNQQSDDPITKEQAIERGMVDQVFQLQQSQTTMLGFASKIGIAPSTDAVLAELKKTDAFKNPLTGELDLATYQRVLAQNRFSQAEYEAQLKSDLTLQALQAGTLAGLMPPDVLKAIQSRYLAESRDVAWFILDAADIPEPAAPTEEDVLAFYNENLDALKQPERRSIDLLKVSADDFLSQVEVTDQEIATIYEASKSERFSEPEQRTYVELMFGSRDAARDAFAALAGGADPSTLQGIVSRESRTSLAEDVEDQLLRDAMFGPGRQSGALFGPKDMGDGRWLVARLVSIQPGAVFPLESVSDEIRSGLARERATLLLYDKLEALDRSINAGFDLKQIAEETGVPVISFEPVDKNGYTEDGLPMIGLLEAGDAFQQAFLMNVDDTSNQFTKDDVTYVISTREIVPPSTPAFDEVKDDVRQALVLRNEGEAAQTLVNEIKDRITSGASTLEAEAQAVSAPVETPPASITRMTAEESGLPNSAIGGIFSGKQGDVFTYPNRTGDKYMIVQLQAVNDPSAEALAAADPNASSSLVSSLDSDLATAMEAEMAGAVKLKVNGAAYNAYKASISSNQ; encoded by the coding sequence ATGCTCGCGCTCATGAAACGCCTGACCCAAACGATTCTTGGCAAGTTCATTGCCATGATCATCATTGCTGGCATGGCGTTCTGGGGTGTGGACCAGGTTTTCAACCAGGTTCGTAACGGTCTCGGCTCTGATCTGCTGGCTGCGGGCAGATCTTCGGTTACCGTGGATGCCTTCGACCGGCGGATTGAAGTCATGTTGCGCAACGTGAACCAGCAGTCTGACGATCCGATCACCAAAGAACAGGCGATCGAGCGGGGCATGGTCGATCAGGTGTTCCAGCTACAGCAATCGCAAACAACGATGCTCGGCTTTGCATCCAAGATCGGCATTGCGCCCTCTACCGATGCCGTGCTGGCGGAGTTGAAAAAAACGGACGCCTTCAAGAATCCCCTGACCGGCGAACTGGATCTCGCGACGTATCAGCGCGTTCTGGCCCAGAACCGGTTTTCCCAGGCAGAATACGAGGCTCAGCTGAAAAGCGACCTGACTCTGCAGGCCCTGCAAGCCGGAACGCTCGCCGGACTGATGCCGCCGGACGTGCTGAAAGCCATTCAGAGCCGCTATCTGGCAGAATCACGCGATGTCGCCTGGTTCATTCTGGACGCGGCCGACATTCCCGAGCCCGCCGCACCAACCGAAGAAGACGTTCTCGCCTTCTACAATGAGAATCTGGATGCGCTGAAACAGCCGGAGCGACGCTCCATCGACCTTCTGAAAGTGTCTGCTGATGACTTCCTGAGCCAGGTCGAGGTGACAGACCAGGAAATCGCGACGATCTATGAAGCCAGCAAGTCGGAGCGCTTCTCAGAGCCTGAACAGCGTACTTATGTTGAGTTGATGTTCGGTTCGCGCGATGCCGCCCGGGATGCGTTCGCAGCGCTCGCCGGCGGGGCGGATCCTTCGACGCTCCAGGGGATCGTTTCCCGGGAGTCCAGAACATCGCTGGCGGAGGATGTCGAAGACCAGTTGCTGCGCGATGCGATGTTTGGCCCGGGCCGTCAAAGTGGCGCTCTCTTCGGGCCGAAAGACATGGGCGACGGACGCTGGCTGGTGGCACGCCTCGTGTCGATCCAGCCGGGCGCCGTTTTCCCGCTGGAAAGCGTCAGTGATGAAATTCGCTCAGGCCTCGCACGTGAACGCGCCACCCTTCTGCTCTACGACAAGCTTGAAGCGCTGGACCGTTCGATCAATGCCGGTTTTGACCTGAAACAAATCGCAGAAGAGACCGGCGTGCCGGTCATCTCTTTCGAGCCAGTCGACAAGAATGGCTACACGGAAGACGGTCTGCCGATGATCGGCCTTCTGGAAGCTGGTGACGCATTCCAGCAAGCTTTCCTGATGAATGTCGACGACACATCAAACCAGTTCACCAAGGATGATGTGACCTATGTGATCTCCACCCGCGAGATCGTACCGCCATCTACTCCGGCGTTCGATGAAGTGAAGGATGACGTCCGTCAGGCACTGGTTTTGCGGAATGAGGGCGAAGCTGCGCAAACCCTGGTCAACGAGATCAAGGACCGCATCACCAGCGGTGCCTCCACCCTTGAAGCCGAGGCACAAGCCGTGAGCGCCCCTGTTGAAACACCTCCGGCGTCTATAACCCGCATGACTGCCGAAGAAAGCGGTTTACCGAATTCGGCCATCGGCGGCATTTTCTCCGGCAAACAGGGTGATGTCTTCACCTATCCTAACCGGACGGGCGACAAATACATGATCGTGCAGCTTCAGGCCGTGAATGATCCATCGGCAGAAGCGCTGGCCGCAGCGGACCCGAACGCGTCGAGCTCTCTTGTCTCCTCGCTCGATTCAGATCTGGCCACAGCAATGGAAGCCGAGATGGCGGGCGCGGTGAAGCTGAAGGTGAACGGCGCAGCCTACAACGCCTACAAGGCATCGATTTCGTCAAACCAATGA
- the trpE gene encoding anthranilate synthase component I, which produces MSRAKLIVRRRIGDVETPVGAMLKLGDDTPGTFLFESIAGGERLGRYSFIGGAPQVWFRINDGVAETATTADFSDASPVEGTPVEALRAFVEAARAETEDDLPPMASGAFGYVGYDMIQHVEPVSITKPDALNVPEALLVIPKVVIVFDHIYQELLLIGRVENGNENEINQQLDKIEEQLQVLPVLPPADQSAEPVTLTSNTSKERYFEIVETCRDYIKAGDIFQVVPSQRFSTPFNKKSISFYRALRRLNPSAFMFHMNLGDVRLVGSSPEILVRVRNGRVAIRPIAGTRPRSGDPVEDAKRAESLLNDPKEIAEHLMLLDLGRNDVGRVAAYGSVQVTEQFIVERYSHVMHIVSHVEGDLREGLDAVDALFAGFPAGTVSGAPKIRAMQIIDEMETNAREIYGGAVGYFGWNGDLDTCIALRTAVLKDGQLHIQAGGGVVLDSNPQYEYDETQHKAGALKRAAELAAAYEFDQ; this is translated from the coding sequence ATGAGCCGCGCAAAGCTGATCGTTCGCCGACGGATCGGGGATGTCGAAACGCCCGTCGGTGCCATGCTGAAACTGGGTGACGACACGCCCGGCACGTTCCTGTTCGAGTCGATTGCAGGCGGTGAACGGCTGGGCCGGTATTCCTTTATCGGTGGGGCACCACAGGTCTGGTTCCGCATCAATGATGGGGTTGCAGAAACCGCAACGACGGCAGATTTCTCAGACGCCTCTCCCGTTGAAGGTACGCCGGTCGAAGCTCTCAGAGCTTTCGTTGAAGCTGCCCGAGCAGAGACAGAAGATGACCTGCCGCCGATGGCGTCCGGTGCGTTCGGTTATGTCGGCTATGACATGATTCAGCATGTCGAGCCCGTCTCGATCACCAAGCCGGACGCACTCAATGTGCCGGAAGCCCTGCTCGTCATTCCCAAAGTGGTGATCGTTTTTGACCATATCTATCAGGAACTGCTCCTGATCGGCCGGGTTGAGAACGGCAATGAAAACGAGATCAATCAGCAACTCGATAAAATCGAAGAACAGCTTCAGGTCCTGCCCGTCCTGCCACCGGCAGACCAATCTGCTGAGCCTGTCACGCTGACTTCGAATACCAGCAAGGAACGGTACTTCGAAATTGTCGAGACGTGCCGGGACTACATCAAGGCAGGTGACATCTTCCAGGTTGTTCCGAGCCAGCGCTTTTCGACTCCGTTCAACAAGAAATCGATCAGCTTCTATCGCGCCCTGCGGCGCCTGAATCCGTCGGCGTTCATGTTCCACATGAATTTGGGCGATGTCCGGTTAGTCGGATCCAGTCCGGAAATCCTTGTGCGTGTAAGGAATGGACGGGTTGCCATCCGGCCGATCGCCGGCACCCGCCCCCGCTCCGGAGATCCGGTTGAGGATGCGAAGCGCGCCGAAAGCCTGTTGAACGACCCGAAGGAGATTGCCGAACACCTGATGTTGCTCGACCTCGGCCGTAATGATGTCGGCAGGGTTGCGGCATATGGAAGTGTTCAGGTCACCGAGCAATTCATCGTCGAACGCTACAGCCATGTCATGCACATCGTCAGTCATGTTGAAGGCGACCTGCGCGAAGGGCTCGACGCGGTGGACGCGCTGTTTGCGGGATTTCCTGCGGGCACTGTCTCTGGTGCACCGAAGATCCGCGCCATGCAGATCATCGACGAGATGGAAACGAATGCCCGTGAAATTTATGGCGGCGCCGTCGGATATTTTGGCTGGAACGGAGATCTCGACACCTGCATCGCCCTGCGGACCGCTGTGCTGAAAGATGGCCAGCTGCATATCCAGGCAGGCGGCGGCGTCGTGCTCGATTCCAACCCGCAATACGAATATGACGAAACCCAGCACAAGGCTGGCGCGCTGAAGCGGGCCGCAGAACTGGCTGCAGCTTACGAGTTCGACCAATGA